Proteins from a single region of Bacteroidales bacterium:
- a CDS encoding peptidoglycan DD-metalloendopeptidase family protein, producing MKDNNRKNKLIYLLIPLVVIIGVVIGIRMCSENNLKKKLEEESITEVIDSTELEQKHYKYGIPSENFEVVEDVVGKNQNLSAILQRYRVSPAKIHEAVLSCKEIFDVRKIRTGHKYTLFLANDSLKTPEFFIYEKNNLEYVVIDFKEQCNAYEGRKDVEMMELTAKIGISSSLWNAMKDAGTNPNLAITLADIYAWSIDFYGIAKNDSIRVIYDQPFVEGEPLTDFTVKGAVFRHMGKDYYAIPYLQEERIAFFDENGNSLQKAFLKAPLKYSRISSGFSNSRYHPVLKINRAHHGVDYAAPTGTPVYTIGDGTVTKKAFQKNGGGNYITIKHNSVYSTTYMHLSKFAKGINVGSRIKQGDVIGYVGSTGLSTGPHLDFRVYKNGQPINPLKMESPSKEPISAENMDEFLVLRDSLVSRLNTL from the coding sequence TTGAAAGATAATAACAGAAAAAATAAATTAATATACCTGCTTATTCCGCTCGTGGTTATCATTGGAGTGGTGATCGGGATCCGTATGTGTTCGGAGAATAATTTAAAAAAGAAACTGGAAGAAGAGTCCATAACCGAAGTCATTGACAGTACGGAACTGGAGCAAAAGCATTATAAATATGGTATTCCCAGTGAGAATTTTGAGGTGGTCGAAGATGTAGTTGGGAAAAACCAGAATCTTTCAGCCATCCTTCAAAGATATAGGGTTTCTCCTGCTAAAATTCATGAAGCCGTCTTATCCTGTAAAGAGATCTTTGATGTCAGAAAGATCCGGACAGGCCATAAATACACTCTTTTTCTTGCCAATGACAGCCTGAAGACCCCTGAGTTTTTTATTTATGAAAAGAACAACCTTGAATATGTCGTGATAGATTTCAAGGAGCAATGTAATGCTTATGAAGGCAGGAAAGATGTGGAAATGATGGAACTTACCGCTAAGATCGGAATCAGCAGTTCTTTATGGAATGCCATGAAAGATGCCGGAACCAATCCGAACTTAGCCATCACCCTTGCAGATATTTATGCATGGTCAATTGATTTCTACGGCATAGCCAAAAACGATTCCATCCGCGTAATCTATGACCAACCTTTTGTTGAAGGCGAACCCCTGACGGATTTTACAGTAAAGGGAGCTGTTTTCAGGCATATGGGTAAAGATTATTATGCCATACCTTATTTACAGGAAGAACGCATTGCTTTCTTTGATGAAAATGGTAACAGCCTGCAAAAAGCATTTCTGAAAGCTCCTTTAAAATATTCCAGGATATCTTCGGGATTTTCAAATAGCCGTTATCATCCGGTGCTTAAAATCAACAGGGCTCATCATGGAGTAGACTATGCAGCTCCTACCGGAACACCTGTTTATACTATAGGCGATGGAACCGTCACCAAAAAAGCATTTCAGAAGAACGGAGGAGGAAATTATATTACCATCAAACACAACAGTGTATATTCCACCACTTATATGCATCTATCCAAATTTGCCAAAGGAATTAATGTCGGCAGCCGGATAAAACAGGGAGATGTTATCGGATATGTGGGTAGTACAGGATTATCAACCGGCCCGCATCTCGACTTCCGGGTCTATAAAAATGGCCAGCCCATTAATCCGTTGAAAATGGAATCCCCATCCAAGGAGCCCATATCTGCTGAGAATATGGATGAATTTCTTGTACTCAGGGATTCCCTTGTATCCAGATTAAATACACTCTGA
- a CDS encoding glycoside hydrolase family 99-like domain-containing protein: MRHLTRLFLPLFLCLIAGHPLQAQKKTKESVRKYDIAAFLYPAYASDDPRLRPFWPHGIGEWETVANMQKRHPGHYWNRKPLWGYINEADPNVMAMEIDVATKHGVNVFIFDWYWYDGRPFMETTLDNGFLKAENVGKMEFYLMWANHEVVNVWDTRLADVNEHNVIWTGQVDRQEFEKICKRNIEKYFKHPQYYKIDGKPVFMIYDIPQLIAGLGGFEQTIDALKWFEKETKKAGFPGLDLQLTMWVVNVNYSGVDGSKTQNPENDFVKRLGFTSATHYQFVHFTNVNRDYMEIMEDVKKEWARIDTTFSLTYYPHISVGWDNSPRTGKSAVVKNNTPENFAKALRMAKEYVDNHPKQVPLITINSWNEWTETSYLQPCNVFGYGYLEAVKEVFK, encoded by the coding sequence ATGAGACATTTAACCCGATTATTTTTACCGCTTTTTCTTTGTTTGATTGCCGGTCATCCGCTCCAGGCACAGAAAAAGACAAAAGAGTCAGTCCGGAAATATGATATAGCTGCATTTTTGTATCCGGCATATGCATCGGACGATCCGCGTTTACGACCTTTCTGGCCTCATGGGATTGGCGAATGGGAAACGGTGGCCAATATGCAAAAAAGGCATCCCGGGCATTACTGGAACAGGAAGCCACTCTGGGGATATATCAATGAAGCTGATCCGAATGTTATGGCCATGGAAATAGATGTCGCTACAAAGCATGGTGTAAATGTATTTATCTTTGACTGGTACTGGTATGATGGCCGCCCGTTTATGGAAACCACACTGGATAACGGTTTCCTGAAAGCTGAAAATGTAGGCAAGATGGAATTTTACCTGATGTGGGCCAACCATGAGGTAGTGAATGTGTGGGACACCCGTCTGGCTGATGTCAATGAACATAATGTCATCTGGACAGGTCAGGTAGACCGGCAGGAGTTTGAGAAGATCTGCAAAAGAAATATCGAGAAGTATTTTAAACATCCGCAATATTATAAGATTGACGGAAAACCGGTATTCATGATTTACGATATTCCCCAGTTGATTGCCGGATTAGGCGGATTCGAACAAACTATCGATGCGCTGAAATGGTTTGAGAAGGAAACTAAGAAAGCCGGTTTCCCGGGACTGGACCTGCAATTAACGATGTGGGTGGTCAATGTAAATTATAGTGGAGTGGACGGCAGTAAAACCCAGAATCCGGAAAACGATTTTGTGAAAAGACTCGGATTTACCAGTGCAACCCATTACCAGTTTGTTCATTTTACGAATGTAAACCGCGACTATATGGAGATTATGGAAGATGTAAAAAAGGAATGGGCGCGGATCGATACCACTTTCAGCCTGACTTATTATCCCCATATCAGTGTAGGATGGGACAACAGTCCACGTACCGGAAAAAGCGCCGTTGTGAAAAATAATACCCCCGAAAATTTTGCCAAAGCCCTGAGGATGGCCAAGGAATATGTAGACAATCACCCCAAACAGGTACCACTTATCACAATAAACAGCTGGAATGAATGGACCGAAACCAGTTATCTTCAACCATGTAATGTATTTGGGTATGGATACCTTGAAGCCGTTAAAGAAGTCTTTAAGTGA
- a CDS encoding glycoside hydrolase family 99-like domain-containing protein, protein MKRIRNSFILLLLLFICCKSRTVDADKVTVACYYFPNYHTRDTTDLCISRQHFENWSEWELAGGYPYSNTIGNNTPENFKTVLQMTKDKLLSEPDGLRILNINCWNEWTEGSYLEPDTKTGMAYLNAVRDVFYP, encoded by the coding sequence ATGAAAAGGATCAGGAATAGTTTCATTCTGCTGTTGTTACTGTTCATTTGCTGCAAAAGCAGGACAGTAGATGCCGATAAGGTAACAGTAGCCTGTTATTATTTCCCTAATTACCATACCCGCGATACGACCGATCTTTGTATCAGTCGGCAGCATTTTGAGAACTGGTCGGAATGGGAACTGGCGGGTGGATATCCTTATAGCAACACAATAGGCAACAATACGCCGGAAAATTTCAAAACCGTATTGCAGATGACTAAAGATAAGCTGTTGTCCGAACCTGACGGACTCCGGATTTTGAATATCAATTGCTGGAATGAGTGGACCGAAGGGAGTTATCTGGAACCCGATACAAAAACCGGTATGGCTTATCTGAATGCTGTCAGGGATGTTTTTTATCCCTGA
- a CDS encoding MFS transporter yields MSTLNKVGEKMTNYRWTICAMLFFATTINYLDRQVLSLTWDEFIKPEFHWDENHYGTITSFFSIFYAICMLFAGRFVEWMGTKKGFLWSIGVWSVGACLHAACGLVTESWVGMHTAAELAAATGDVAVVIATVSMWCFLVARAILALGEAGNFPAAIKATAEYFPKKDRAFATSIFNAGASIGALFAPLSIPPLAKYFGWEMAFIVIGALGFIWMAFWVFLYDKPEKNKRVNALELEYINQDKDEEQEKKQLAKQEAEETKIPFLKCFTFRQTWAFAAGKFMTDGVWWFFLFWTPSYLSTQFGIKTSEGLGMALIFTLYAIVTVLSILGGKLPTIFINRSGQDPYAARMKAMLIFAFFPLAVLLAQPLGIQFAHLGKHAAWIPVLLISIGCAAHQAWSANLFSTIGDMFPKGAIATITGIGGMAGGVGSMILQKSAGKLFVYAGETNMTFFGFEGKPAGYFVIFCICAVAYLIGWVIMKSLVPKYKPIVVE; encoded by the coding sequence ATGAGTACATTAAACAAAGTAGGTGAAAAAATGACCAACTACAGGTGGACCATCTGTGCCATGCTTTTTTTCGCAACAACGATCAATTATCTGGACAGACAGGTATTGTCTCTTACCTGGGATGAATTTATCAAACCTGAATTCCATTGGGACGAAAATCATTATGGTACTATTACGTCTTTCTTTTCCATTTTTTATGCCATCTGTATGCTCTTTGCAGGTCGCTTCGTCGAATGGATGGGTACCAAAAAAGGATTCCTCTGGTCCATTGGCGTATGGAGTGTGGGTGCTTGTCTTCATGCTGCTTGCGGACTTGTTACCGAATCATGGGTAGGAATGCATACCGCCGCAGAGTTGGCTGCCGCCACAGGTGATGTAGCTGTAGTCATCGCCACGGTAAGTATGTGGTGTTTCCTTGTGGCACGGGCTATCCTCGCACTTGGTGAAGCCGGAAACTTTCCCGCCGCCATCAAAGCCACTGCCGAATATTTTCCCAAAAAGGACCGGGCTTTTGCTACTTCCATCTTCAATGCAGGTGCTTCGATCGGTGCACTTTTTGCACCCCTGAGTATCCCGCCCCTTGCAAAATATTTCGGTTGGGAAATGGCCTTCATTGTTATCGGGGCATTAGGTTTTATCTGGATGGCATTCTGGGTATTCCTTTATGATAAACCCGAAAAAAACAAACGGGTTAATGCTCTTGAACTTGAATATATCAATCAGGATAAAGATGAGGAACAAGAAAAAAAACAACTGGCAAAACAAGAAGCAGAAGAGACAAAAATACCTTTCCTAAAGTGTTTTACATTTAGACAAACATGGGCGTTTGCTGCCGGGAAATTTATGACGGACGGCGTATGGTGGTTCTTTTTGTTCTGGACCCCTTCATACCTGAGTACGCAATTCGGGATCAAGACATCTGAAGGCCTCGGAATGGCACTTATCTTTACACTTTATGCCATTGTTACCGTTTTATCAATCCTGGGAGGAAAACTGCCTACAATATTCATTAACCGTAGTGGGCAAGACCCTTACGCAGCTCGAATGAAAGCCATGTTGATATTTGCGTTTTTCCCACTCGCAGTGCTACTTGCGCAGCCACTTGGAATACAGTTTGCCCACCTGGGTAAACATGCCGCATGGATCCCCGTTTTGCTCATTTCAATCGGCTGTGCCGCCCATCAGGCATGGAGTGCCAATTTATTTTCGACCATAGGCGATATGTTCCCTAAAGGCGCCATTGCTACAATTACTGGTATCGGTGGTATGGCCGGTGGTGTAGGATCTATGATTTTACAAAAATCGGCAGGTAAACTTTTTGTATATGCCGGTGAAACGAACATGACTTTTTTCGGTTTCGAAGGAAAGCCGGCCGGATATTTCGTCATTTTCTGTATCTGTGCCGTAGCCTACCTGATCGGCTGGGTGATCATGAAATCACTGGTACCGAAATACAAACCTATTGTTGTTGAATAA
- a CDS encoding DUF6443 domain-containing protein produces MNMTAGLLSDSIHKLFWCLFIFLCLSMDISGQGSIPSDSVAANDEWMKKISGMTGVGCDTATMKQILQLLKESRDPAISGERRTQLDTRIGSLAKTGERAAYAASLPTTYRWYVSPRGNDDNNGTQQAPFYSIQAAINAASAGDAIKLENGTYYHTGRIYINKDVFLIGNVEDPSAVVIRPSGLGFYIYSCSPELHGMKITGGETGILINGGYPRFSHLVLTRHTRTVIYSDMTHVYTLENSLIFGNRVEGGSLIEMRPSGSAGGVVSVNNVTITDNEASCTFDLTGTALKELMISNSILYNPQTTDEIRYHSTGSYISMQYSDIYNKNRYSGSNILYAGNLIDALPDFEESDPGPTYRLSEFSPCIDAGHPYIQDLSRPPGMGEVRSDMGFYGGPSRVSLGFLPVTPGDELLSAIHIGTYNHDFSFADTTQSGLYTNFYYWIDGVDLFYKFTTTEWLDIEIDHCGSEVLDTKIMLLNAYGGNMTESGVRPGDKECSVNAGQAFLSVRNLPPGTYYVMNKMLADNNEEFYITIRGYFRGDRLENPVEVGTFGSGFYYTDTRNSSNYGNHYTGLPTNDIFHRFSITKMMNVEMSHCNSPRISQTRLYLLDAAGSLITGSEDYTGEGGCESPGQAYLKMDDLPAGTYYIVSEGYASDGDIRMNIHGYFRTVAPSAGFNYVHTIIPQEETSAIQGDSRSPSDYLETIDYFDGLGRPIQNVAVGSSPDGKDMITPVAYDGFGREAVKYLPYEAGDGTGSFRSAALTEQADFYRNGGTGPSSVTKSSTPFAVTVFESSPLSRVLKQGNPGGDWHPETGRVFRMYYKTNGSSEFRMWNITGTGAATGNYYAKGSLYRTETTDESNLTTILYENKQGKPVRQRIKYDSNTEYHTIYIYDHLDQLAYVLPPGVPDDVRSFTENDDVFLKLIYAYKYDGRGRTVRKHIPGAGWTDVVYDKLDRPVMTRTAAQKDSVLWRFTKYDAHDRPVMTGVISDNRERTVWQSLVNNCAYQWEERLDDGELEGYSNRCQPQVTLSDIHQFNYYDLYKNFTLPSGCSNRTRGLPTENRTRVLGSQEFYNSAWFYDEKGRMVQTQEQTAKGIDVIKNTYDFTGRLTASERTLEDVTVQTEQLYDHVGRPTDTRHRMDRGESVITTRCTYNPLGQLLVKRLHSTDGSSWLQEIDYTYNIRGWLTGINDGNAPGGSRQDAFSMRIIHNGTATVGDVTSKAQFNGNISSIRWRTKPPGTSATAVRGHAYAFSYDPIGRLTSAVYAADTLNNRSYNRYKNRYNESYTYDKMGNITSLQRNGMRGVIDSLTYSYDGNRLQNITESLSNGLQDLGFKDSVPGIKYLYDTSGKLIEDRNKDIRIRYNTLDLTGVIQHASTGKKLEYSYLADGRRIRKQFGTTTDRHYISGFEYEGDELKFISMPEGRIRKSGDKWIYDYFLTDHLDNVRVVLTTGQSGTQVYTASMEESNAIEETKYFNNVDNTRADRPYNYPDKNPLNTKLAKVPGKSRGPSVMLQVMAGDTISLSAQAFYNMDSSLPGSGLNIAPVVGSAIAALSGNTALAAGEFSTLAADLGATASTSAVLAPLPEKNEEDDSPEPNSGLNFVLYNRNFEIVESNTGVLPVSDKINRIQMLSGDQMIIQESGYLEVFTYNDAQTPVFFDNIELRHTSGPILEENHYYPFGMLMDMSYMPVAVNERNFYKYGRKELQTEHNLNWGDHGARMSDYTIGRWWVPDPLAEQYYGISTYTYTLNNPLKNIDPDGMENITIIGAQYDGLRGNKLMFANQGIRSLRRWSLLQSDESRSMVLFTGDYTEKQISKIESSVEKYGGNLIKVDSADEMINYVNSKSSENGQLSDARKNDLITDMEIFSHGEVGSIGFGYRTEQASAYELNDRNVTKFNSGAFDGTNSTITSYACRTALGNNSYHSYTNPMPMWTSSIAQSISDATGATVYAYGRRTNYSYTLGNPFERRVNPPNIHMIDGAAFTPNGAVRGVVSGYSPVVFPGKIKFIPIR; encoded by the coding sequence ATGAACATGACAGCAGGATTATTATCTGATTCTATCCATAAGCTCTTTTGGTGCCTTTTCATATTTTTATGCCTGTCTATGGACATAAGCGGACAGGGAAGTATTCCGTCCGACTCTGTGGCCGCTAATGACGAATGGATGAAAAAAATATCAGGCATGACGGGTGTCGGATGCGATACAGCAACAATGAAGCAGATACTTCAATTGTTGAAAGAGTCCAGGGATCCGGCAATTTCCGGGGAACGCCGGACGCAGTTGGACACCCGGATAGGATCATTGGCTAAAACGGGAGAAAGAGCCGCCTATGCCGCTTCTCTTCCCACTACTTACCGGTGGTACGTGTCTCCCCGAGGAAATGATGACAACAACGGGACACAACAAGCCCCGTTTTACAGTATACAGGCAGCTATAAATGCAGCTTCGGCAGGAGATGCGATCAAACTGGAAAACGGGACATACTATCATACCGGCCGGATCTATATCAACAAGGATGTCTTTCTGATCGGTAATGTTGAAGATCCGTCAGCGGTGGTGATCCGGCCTTCCGGCCTTGGTTTTTACATTTATTCCTGTTCGCCTGAATTACATGGAATGAAAATTACCGGAGGGGAAACGGGAATTCTGATCAATGGCGGATACCCCAGGTTTTCCCATCTTGTTTTGACACGACATACCCGCACAGTCATTTATTCCGATATGACCCATGTCTACACGCTGGAAAATTCGCTGATATTCGGCAACCGTGTGGAAGGAGGTTCATTGATAGAAATGCGTCCTTCAGGTTCGGCAGGGGGCGTCGTGTCTGTAAACAACGTAACGATCACCGACAATGAAGCTTCGTGTACCTTCGATCTGACAGGTACAGCTTTAAAAGAACTGATGATCAGTAATAGTATCTTATATAACCCGCAGACAACGGATGAAATCCGTTATCATTCTACGGGAAGTTATATCAGCATGCAGTATTCCGATATTTATAATAAGAACCGGTATTCGGGCAGTAACATATTGTATGCCGGAAATCTGATAGACGCATTACCGGATTTTGAGGAATCCGATCCCGGCCCTACATACCGGCTTTCGGAATTCTCGCCTTGCATAGATGCAGGGCATCCATACATTCAGGATCTGTCACGGCCTCCCGGAATGGGAGAGGTGCGAAGCGATATGGGATTCTACGGGGGACCATCAAGGGTATCATTGGGATTTTTACCGGTAACACCCGGGGATGAACTCTTGTCGGCCATCCATATAGGCACCTACAACCACGATTTTTCTTTTGCTGATACAACCCAATCAGGATTGTATACCAATTTTTACTATTGGATTGACGGAGTGGACCTGTTTTATAAATTTACCACTACCGAGTGGCTGGATATCGAAATAGATCATTGCGGTTCGGAAGTACTCGATACAAAAATCATGTTACTGAACGCCTATGGCGGAAATATGACAGAAAGCGGTGTCCGTCCCGGTGACAAGGAATGTTCCGTTAATGCGGGCCAGGCATTTCTATCCGTCAGGAATCTGCCGCCGGGAACCTATTATGTGATGAATAAGATGCTGGCGGATAACAATGAAGAATTTTATATTACCATACGGGGATATTTCAGGGGCGACCGGCTGGAGAATCCCGTCGAGGTAGGGACCTTTGGTTCCGGGTTCTATTATACTGATACCCGTAACTCTTCCAATTACGGTAATCATTATACCGGACTACCCACCAACGATATATTCCACCGTTTTAGTATCACTAAAATGATGAATGTAGAAATGTCGCATTGTAATTCCCCCCGTATAAGCCAGACCCGCCTGTACCTGCTGGATGCTGCCGGAAGCCTGATCACCGGAAGTGAGGATTATACGGGAGAAGGCGGGTGTGAATCACCGGGGCAGGCTTACCTGAAAATGGATGACCTTCCTGCAGGAACCTATTATATCGTATCCGAAGGATATGCTTCGGACGGAGATATACGAATGAATATTCACGGTTATTTCAGGACAGTAGCGCCAAGTGCCGGCTTTAACTATGTGCATACCATTATTCCGCAGGAAGAAACGTCTGCCATACAGGGTGATAGTCGTAGTCCGTCGGATTACTTGGAAACCATCGACTATTTCGACGGCCTGGGCCGGCCGATACAGAATGTGGCCGTCGGGAGCTCTCCTGACGGAAAAGATATGATCACCCCCGTCGCCTATGACGGATTCGGACGGGAAGCCGTGAAATATCTTCCTTATGAGGCAGGAGATGGTACCGGTAGTTTCCGGAGTGCCGCCCTTACCGAACAGGCGGATTTTTACAGGAATGGCGGAACCGGCCCCTCCTCCGTGACAAAGAGCAGTACTCCGTTTGCCGTCACGGTCTTTGAATCATCTCCTTTAAGCCGGGTACTCAAACAGGGAAATCCCGGTGGCGACTGGCATCCCGAAACAGGGAGGGTCTTCCGGATGTATTATAAGACCAATGGCTCCAGTGAGTTCCGGATGTGGAATATAACCGGAACAGGAGCGGCCACCGGGAATTACTACGCCAAAGGTTCCCTGTACCGTACCGAGACTACAGATGAGAGCAACCTCACCACCATCCTGTATGAAAATAAACAGGGAAAGCCGGTGCGACAAAGGATAAAATATGACAGCAATACAGAGTACCATACCATTTATATCTATGATCATCTCGATCAACTGGCTTATGTGCTTCCTCCGGGCGTGCCGGATGATGTGAGAAGTTTCACTGAGAATGATGACGTGTTCCTGAAACTGATCTATGCCTATAAATATGACGGCCGGGGGCGTACTGTCCGGAAACACATTCCCGGAGCAGGATGGACGGATGTCGTGTATGACAAACTGGACCGGCCGGTGATGACCCGTACAGCTGCACAAAAAGACAGCGTCCTGTGGCGTTTTACCAAGTACGATGCCCATGACAGACCGGTGATGACCGGCGTTATTTCCGATAACCGGGAACGGACTGTGTGGCAGTCCTTAGTAAACAACTGTGCTTATCAGTGGGAAGAACGCCTGGATGACGGGGAACTGGAAGGATACAGCAACCGTTGCCAACCGCAGGTCACTCTATCCGATATCCATCAGTTCAATTATTACGACCTGTATAAAAATTTCACTCTTCCTTCCGGATGCAGTAACCGCACCCGGGGGCTGCCTACAGAAAACCGTACACGCGTACTCGGAAGCCAGGAATTTTATAATTCAGCATGGTTCTACGATGAGAAAGGCCGGATGGTACAAACCCAGGAACAAACCGCCAAAGGGATAGATGTGATAAAAAACACCTATGACTTTACCGGACGACTGACCGCATCGGAACGTACGCTGGAAGACGTGACCGTACAGACAGAACAGCTATACGACCATGTGGGAAGGCCTACCGATACCCGTCATAGGATGGACCGAGGGGAGAGCGTCATTACCACCCGCTGCACATACAATCCCCTGGGACAGTTACTGGTGAAGAGGCTGCACAGCACGGACGGCAGCAGTTGGCTGCAGGAGATCGATTACACTTACAATATCCGCGGATGGCTGACAGGTATCAACGACGGGAATGCCCCGGGAGGTTCCCGGCAGGATGCCTTCAGCATGAGGATCATACATAACGGAACCGCCACAGTAGGGGATGTTACTTCCAAGGCCCAGTTCAACGGGAACATCAGCAGTATCCGGTGGAGAACCAAGCCGCCGGGGACCAGCGCTACCGCTGTAAGGGGGCATGCCTACGCCTTTTCCTACGATCCTATAGGACGGCTCACTTCAGCTGTCTATGCCGCAGATACCCTGAACAACCGGAGTTATAACCGGTACAAGAACCGGTATAACGAATCGTATACCTACGACAAAATGGGCAACATCACTTCCCTGCAGCGCAACGGCATGCGGGGCGTCATCGACAGCCTGACCTACAGTTATGACGGGAACCGGTTGCAGAACATCACTGAAAGCCTAAGCAACGGATTGCAGGATCTTGGTTTTAAGGACAGCGTGCCCGGTATCAAATACCTGTACGACACTTCCGGGAAACTGATCGAAGACAGGAACAAGGATATCCGGATACGGTACAACACATTGGACCTGACTGGGGTAATACAGCATGCCTCTACCGGGAAGAAGCTGGAATATTCCTATCTGGCCGACGGGCGGCGGATACGGAAACAGTTCGGCACCACAACGGACCGTCATTATATCAGCGGATTTGAATACGAGGGTGATGAACTGAAATTCATCTCTATGCCCGAAGGACGTATCCGTAAAAGCGGGGACAAGTGGATCTATGATTATTTCCTGACCGACCACCTGGATAATGTACGTGTCGTACTTACCACCGGGCAGTCCGGCACACAGGTCTATACCGCCAGTATGGAAGAAAGCAATGCCATAGAAGAAACCAAATATTTCAACAATGTAGACAATACCCGCGCCGACCGGCCGTATAATTATCCGGACAAGAACCCGCTAAACACCAAGCTGGCAAAAGTACCGGGAAAAAGCCGCGGCCCCTCGGTGATGTTGCAGGTCATGGCGGGCGATACCATTTCCCTTTCCGCGCAGGCCTTTTATAATATGGACAGCAGCCTGCCGGGCAGCGGACTGAATATTGCCCCGGTGGTGGGAAGCGCCATAGCTGCCCTCTCAGGAAATACCGCTCTTGCCGCTGGGGAATTCAGCACGTTGGCCGCCGACCTGGGTGCTACGGCAAGCACCTCTGCAGTACTGGCGCCATTGCCGGAAAAAAACGAAGAGGATGATTCCCCGGAACCCAATTCCGGCCTGAATTTTGTACTGTATAACCGGAACTTTGAGATAGTGGAATCCAATACCGGCGTATTGCCGGTATCGGACAAGATCAATAGGATACAAATGTTATCCGGCGATCAGATGATCATACAGGAAAGCGGTTACCTGGAGGTATTTACCTACAACGATGCACAGACCCCCGTGTTCTTTGATAATATAGAGTTAAGGCATACCAGCGGCCCCATACTGGAGGAAAACCATTATTATCCGTTCGGTATGCTGATGGATATGAGCTATATGCCTGTAGCGGTCAATGAGCGTAATTTCTATAAGTACGGCAGGAAAGAGTTGCAAACGGAACATAACCTGAACTGGGGCGACCATGGAGCAAGAATGTCAGATTATACGATAGGTCGTTGGTGGGTACCCGATCCTTTGGCGGAACAATATTATGGTATCAGCACTTATACATATACATTGAATAACCCGCTTAAAAATATTGATCCGGACGGTATGGAAAACATTACTATTATTGGCGCCCAATACGATGGGCTTAGAGGCAATAAGCTAATGTTTGCAAACCAGGGAATCCGTTCACTGCGGCGATGGTCGCTACTCCAATCCGATGAAAGCCGGAGTATGGTATTGTTTACCGGAGACTATACGGAAAAACAGATTTCAAAAATAGAAAGTTCAGTAGAGAAATACGGAGGAAACCTAATCAAGGTTGATTCGGCAGATGAAATGATCAATTATGTGAATTCAAAATCGAGTGAAAACGGACAGTTAAGCGATGCAAGAAAAAATGACTTAATTACGGATATGGAAATATTCTCGCATGGTGAAGTAGGCTCGATAGGCTTTGGATACCGAACAGAACAAGCATCAGCATATGAGCTTAACGATAGAAATGTCACAAAATTTAACAGCGGAGCATTTGATGGCACGAATTCGACCATAACATCTTATGCATGCAGGACAGCTTTAGGAAATAATAGTTATCATTCTTATACCAACCCAATGCCCATGTGGACATCCAGTATCGCCCAATCCATTTCGGATGCTACCGGAGCAACGGTATATGCATACGGCAGGAGAACCAATTATTCCTATACCCTGGGCAATCCGTTTGAAAGACGGGTAAACCCGCCAAATATCCATATGATTGACGGAGCAGCCTTTACGCCTAACGGGGCTGTAAGAGGAGTTGTATCAGGCTACAGCCCGGTTGTTTTTCCGGGTAAGATAAAATTTATACCCATCAGATAA